One Osmerus mordax isolate fOsmMor3 chromosome 16, fOsmMor3.pri, whole genome shotgun sequence genomic window carries:
- the adcyap1b gene encoding adenylate cyclase activating polypeptide 1b isoform X1 produces MARSSRATLVLLIYGIIMHYSVFCAPIGLSYPKIRLENDAYDEDGNSLSDMAFDSDQIAIRSPPSLDDDVYTLYYPPEKRTERHADEELDRALREILGQLTARQYLHSLMTIRVGEETSMEDESEPLSKRHSDGIFTDSYSRYRKQMAVKKYLAAVLGRRYRQRVRNKGRRLSYL; encoded by the exons ATGGCCAGGTCTAGTAGAGCGACTTTAGTCTTGCTCATCTACGGAATCATAATGCACTACAGCGTCTTCTGCGCCCCTATTGGACTAAGTTACCCAAAGATTAG ACTTGAAAACGACGCATATGATGAAGACGGAAATTCGTTATCTGACATGGCTTTTGACAGTGATCAAATTGCTATACGAAGCCCCCCATCTTTAGACGACGACGTGTACACGCTGTACTACCCACCAGAGAAGAG AACAGAGAGGCACGCAGATGAAGAATTAGATAGAGCCTTGAGAGAGATCCTGGGTCAGTTAACAGCGAGGCAATATCTGCATTCTCTGATGACAATACGTGTAGG gGAGGAGACCAGTATGGAAGACGAGTCGGAACCGTTATCCAAAAGACATTCGGATGGGATCTTCACTGACAGCTATAGTCGTTACCGAAAACAGATGGCAGTCAAGAAGTACCTCGCAGCGGTCCTGGGAAGAAGGTACAGACAGAGAGTTAGGAACAAAGGACGTCGGCTTTCATACTTGTAG
- the clul1 gene encoding clusterin-like protein 1, with protein MRFVFGWAVLVVTLGFLHCTPEDLPTGISEDTLKKLSLDGEKLVDEEVRKALHGVKQMKEIMVKNEEKHEHLMKSLRHSNDKKKGAAQLTQEVTEKLEEAEEQCKLSLQSEWEECRPCLEDACKTFYTSTCRRGFSTFRFKVENFFRRVSSRFGPREQRPLVVEGSLEDVVVNQSSENSDVEVVRIEDSFNRLLAKVATLFDRSMVLVSRIQNKLDSALQKAFSPKLKDQVKPTEDPFSPARDSAFLKGVGLEEVLDSFFDFGKSVVEEFGAVVTQVFDDLHDAVEEESKKERDLFPRFLQNRKLCRDLRRQTSECWQLQNQCEACQGALLTECPSVRELHVELDEVSQLLEVSKEQYDEILGIVQRHTEDTVSWLSNMDTEFSWVAELADNNTNMPESLFRITTVSQTSDGDNALRADTKVEVNILNSPPLILTIPAEIDLQDPTFIQYVTQEALDMYKQIVR; from the exons ATGAGGTTCGTGTTTGGCTGGGCTGTGTTGGTGGTGACTCTGGGATTCCTTCACTGTACCCCAGAGGACCTGCCAACAGGCATATCAGAGGACACCCTAAAAA AGCTTTCTCTAGATGGAGAGAAGCTGGTGGATGAAGAAGTGAGGAAGGCACTTCATGGAGTCAAGCAGATGAAGGAGATCATGGTGAAGAACGAGGAGAAGCATGAGCACCTGATGAAGTCTCTCCGACACAGCAACGACAAGAAGAAG ggggcagcccAGTTGACCCAGGAGGTGacagagaagctggaggaggctgaggagcagtGCAAGCTCTCCCTCCAGTCTGAATGGGAAGAGTGTCGGCCGTGCCTGGAGGACGCGTGCAAAACCTtctacacctccacctgccGCAGGGGATTCTCCACTTTCCGTTTCAag GTGGAGAACTTCTTCCGCAGGGTTTCCTCTCGCTTCGGCCCCCGGGAGCAGCGCCCCTTAGTGGTGGAAGGCAGCCTGGAAGACGTGGTGGTGAACCAGAGCTCAGAGAACTCAGACGTGGAGGTGGTCCGCATCGAGGACTCTTTCAACCGACTGCTCGCCAAGGTGGCCACCCTGTTCGACCGGAGCATGGTGCTGGTGTCCCGCATCCAGAACAAGCTGGACTCGGCTCTGCAGAAGGCCTTCTCCCCCAAGCTCAAGGACCAGGTGAAGCCCACTGAGGACCCATTCTCCCCGGCCCGCGACTCTGCCTTCCTCAAGGGAGTGGGCCTGGAGGAGGTCCTGGACTCCTTCTTTGACTTTGGGAAGAGCGTCGTGGAGGAGTTTGGGGCGGTGGTCACCCAGGTGTTCGATGACCTGCATGATGCTGTGGAGGAGGAATCTAAGAAAG AGAGGGACTTGTTTCCCCGCTTCCTGCAGAACAGGAAGTTGTGCAGAGACCTCCGCAGACAGACCTCAGAGTGCTGGCAGCTGCAGAACCAGTGTGAGGCCTGCCAAGGAGCCTTGCTCACAG agTGTCCCAGCGTGCGGGAGCTGCACGTGGAGCTGGATGAGGTGTCTCAACTGCTGGAGGTTTCCAAGGAGCAGTACGACGAGATCCTGGGCATCGTGCAGCGCCACACCGAGGACACGGTCAGCTGGCTCTCCAACATGGACACCGAGTTCAGCTGGGTGGCCGAGCTAGCCGACAACAACACCAACATGCCCGAGAGTCTGTTCCGCATCACCACG GTGTCCCAGACCAGCGATGGAGACAACGCACTCAGAGCAGACACCAAGGTGGAGGTGAACATCCtgaactctccccctctcatcctcaccaTCCCTGCAGAGATCGATCTTCAGGACCCAACCTTCATCCAGTACGTCACCCAGGAGGCCCTGGACATGTACAAGCAGATAGTCCGGTAA
- the yes1 gene encoding tyrosine-protein kinase yes, translating to MGCVKSKEDKGPAFKSRPENSASTPQHGHMGHYGPDPTLMGQSPGLKGPGSGYHPASGLTPFGGSSSIMTPFGGASSSFTSVTVSSPFPGVVTGGVTFFVALYDYEARTSDDLSFKKGDRFQIINNTEGDWWEARSINTGNKGYIPSNYVAPADSIQAEEWYFGKMGRKDAERLLLVPGNQRGTYLARESETTKGAYSLSIRDWDDMKGENVKHYKIRKLDNGGYYITTRAQFENLQKLVKHYTEHADGLCYRLTVVCPTVKPQTQGLSKDAWEIPRESLRLELKLGQGCFGEVWMGTWNGTTKVAIKTLKTGTMSPEAFLQEAQIMKKLRHDKLVPLYAVVSEEPIYIVTEYMAKGSLLDFLKEGDGKSLKLPQLVDMAAQIADGMAFIERMNYIHRDLRAANILVADNLVCKIADFGLARLIEDNEYTARQGAKFPIKWTAPEAALYGKFTIKSDVWSFGILLTELVTKGRVPYPGMVNREVLEQVERGYRMPCPAGCPESLHEMMRVCWKKEADERPTFEYLQSFLEDYFTATEPQYQPGDNL from the exons ATGGGTTGTGTCAAGAGCAAAGAAGACAAGGGCCCCGCGTTCAAGTCCCGTCCGGAGAACTCGGCCTCCACGCCGCAGCACGGACACATGGGTCACTACGGGCCCGACCCCACCCTCATGGGCCAGTCACCCGGCCTCAAGGGGCCCGGCAGCGGATACCACCCCGCCTCCGGCCTCACGCCCTTCGGGGGCTCGTCCTCCATCATGACGCCGTTCGGTGGCGCCTCGTCCTCCTTCACCTCGGTCACGGTCAGCAGCCCCTTTCCCGGAGTGGTCACAG GCGGCGTGACCTTCTTTGTGGCGCTGTACGACTACGAGGCGAGGACGTCGGATGACCTGTCTTTCAAGAAAGGAGACCGGTTTCAAATCATCAACAACAC GGAGGGAGACTGGTGGGAAGCCCGCTCCATCAACACTGGCAACAAGGGCTACATCCCCAGTAACTACGTCGCTCCTGCCGACTCCATCCAAGCAGAGGA ATGGTATTTCGGTAAAATGGGTCGCAAAGACGCCGAGCGACTTCTTTTGGTACCAGGAAACCAGCGAGGCACTTACCTGGCACGAGAGAGCGAGACCACCAAAG GTGCCTATTCCCTGTCCATCCGGGACTGGGACGACATGAAGGGAGAAAACGTGAAACACTACAAGATCCGCAAGCTGGATAACGGGGGCTACTACATCACCACGAGGGCCCAGTTTGAGAACCTGCAGAAGCTGGTGAAACACTACACAG AGCATGCTGACGGGCTGTGCTACAGACTGACGGTGGTGTGTCCTACGGTGAAGCCCCAGACCCAGGGCCTGTCCAAGGACGCCTGGGAGATCCCCCGCGAGTCCCTCCGCCTGGAGCTCAAACTGGGCCAGGGCTGCTTCGGAGAGGTCTGGATGG GCACGTGGAACGGCACCACCAAGGTGGCGATCAAGACCCTGAAGACGGGCACCATGTCTCCTGAGGCCTTCCTGCAGGAGGCCCAGATCATGAAGAAGCTGAGGCACGACAAGCTGGTGCCTCTGTACGCCGTGGTGTCAGAGGAGCCCATCTACATTGTCACAGAGTACATGGCCAAAG GGAGTTTGTTGGATTTCCTGAAGGAAGGAGATGGTAAATCTCTCAAGCTGCCCCAGCTGGTGGACATGGCTGCACAG ATTGCAGACGGCATGGCCTTTATCGAGAGGATGAACTACATCCACCGAGACCTGCGTGCGGCCAACATCCTGGTGGCAGACAATCTGGTGTGCAAGATCGCTGACTTTGGTCTGGCCAGGCTGATCGAGGACAACGAGTACACAGCCAGACAAG GAGCCAAGTTCCCCATCAAGTGGACCGCTCCCGAGGCAGCGCTGTACGGCAAGTTCACCATCAAGTCTGACGTGTGGTCCTTCGGCATCCTGCTCACCGAGCTGGTCACCAAGGGGAGGGTGCCCTACCCAG GCATGGTGAACCGGGAGGTtctggagcaggtggagagGGGCTACCGCATGCCCTGCCCCGCAGGCTGCCCCGAGTCCCTCCACGAGATGATGAGGGTGTGCTGGAAGAAGGAGGCCGACGAGAGGCCCACCTTCGAGTACCTGCAGTCCTTCCTGGAGGACTACTTCACAGCCACGGAGCCACAGTACCAGCCCGGGGACAACCTGTAG
- the adcyap1b gene encoding adenylate cyclase activating polypeptide 1b isoform X2 gives MARSSRATLVLLIYGIIMHYSVFCAPIGLSYPKIRLENDAYDEDGNSLSDMAFDSDQIAIRSPPSLDDDVYTLYYPPEKREETSMEDESEPLSKRHSDGIFTDSYSRYRKQMAVKKYLAAVLGRRYRQRVRNKGRRLSYL, from the exons ATGGCCAGGTCTAGTAGAGCGACTTTAGTCTTGCTCATCTACGGAATCATAATGCACTACAGCGTCTTCTGCGCCCCTATTGGACTAAGTTACCCAAAGATTAG ACTTGAAAACGACGCATATGATGAAGACGGAAATTCGTTATCTGACATGGCTTTTGACAGTGATCAAATTGCTATACGAAGCCCCCCATCTTTAGACGACGACGTGTACACGCTGTACTACCCACCAGAGAAGAG gGAGGAGACCAGTATGGAAGACGAGTCGGAACCGTTATCCAAAAGACATTCGGATGGGATCTTCACTGACAGCTATAGTCGTTACCGAAAACAGATGGCAGTCAAGAAGTACCTCGCAGCGGTCCTGGGAAGAAGGTACAGACAGAGAGTTAGGAACAAAGGACGTCGGCTTTCATACTTGTAG